The nucleotide sequence GGGGGCGTATGTCCTGGGCAGATCCGGAACGGTGAGTGCAGCCGTCGAAGCGACGTTCTTCGAGGTTCCCGCCATCGCCGTCTCGATGTACGTCCCCGTCCGGGACGACGACAAGTGGGACCCACTCACGGACGAACCGGAGTCCTACGCGAACGCGACTCGCGCCACCCGGTATCTCCTCGAGCATGCGCTGGAATCGGACGTCTTCGAGGAGGCCGACTACCTCAACGTCAACGCACCGCTGGCCGTCGACGGCGAGGCGACGGCACCGATGGAGATCACGACGCCCTCACGGGTCTACGAGATGGGGGCCCTCAAAAACGGCGACGAGATCGAACTCCACGATCGCATCTGGGAGTGGATGGCAGAGGGCACCATTCCGGATCCCGATGGGACCGACCGCCGGGCCGTCATCGAGGATCGCGTCAGCGTCTCGCCGCTGACGGCACCACACACGACGGAGCATCACGAGACACTCGACGAACTCGCGGACGAATACGAGAGAAGAGGATAGAGAACAGCCTGTAGGCGCTTTTAGTCTTTCATGTCCTGGAGTTTGTCCAGGAGTTCGTCCTGTGAGGCGTCCGCTTCGAAGCTCACGTCCCCATCGTGGTCGGTCGCATCGACGTCGACGCTCTCGCTGTCGTCGATGTCCGAGCCACTGGCCTGATTCTCCTGTTCGGATTCATCGTAGCTTCCGAAGCCCATAACAATGGGATAGAGGGGGTCGACCCTCTAAAGCGGTCCGGTGTTGGATTCGGTGTGTGGCTCTTTCACAATTCGATCCGCTCGACGATCCGGTCGGTATCCTCGCGGGTGTTGATGGCCACGATCCGGAGGAACTCCTCGAGACCGGAGTTGTGGAGTTTCGATTTCAGGAGGTTATCGACCTGGTAAACGCCCGCGGCGTTGGTCATCTCGATTTCGACGAGGACGGGGACTCCGTCGCCGGTCCGGAGGTGGACTGCCTCGATCGCCTGGCTGGAGACGGTGTTGATCCCGCGGCCACCGTGTTCGTACGGAATCCGTGACCGGCCACTTTCCATGTCCAGCGCATCAGCCACCCGCACGACGCCGGCTTCGAGTGTCAGTGGTTCCTCCGCGGTGTCGTGACAGAGGATCGCATGAAGGACTTCACTCTTGACCCGGACCGCTTCGGCGATGTCGTAAAACGGCAACTCAGACAGAATACGGTCCAGTAGGTCCGCTGCCAGCGGAATCGAGTAGTAGGGATGGTCGTCCCGGTGGACAACGTGGCCGATGTCGTGTAGCGTCGCGGCCAGAGCGACGATGACGGGTTCGTCAGCCTCCGCAAGTCCCTGTTCGCGTGCGCCGTTGAACGTCACACCGCCTGCTTTCAATAGGTCGTACAGGCATAGCGCTCGGTTCCGGACGATCGTGATGTGTTTTTCGCCGTGGTCGTTGTACTGCTTGCGCGTCACGGGATTGACGTTCTGTGCCGATAAGTACGCCTGGATTTCGGCATCCGTCGTGACGTATTCCAGAACCTCCGTGAGCCGTTCGTCGGGGAACGTATGTTCCGCCTCCGGATCGTAGATTCGACCTGCGCTTTCAGCTTCACTGCCGGCATCTGACGCGTTGCTCATAGAGGCTACAGCGGCCGGGTCGAGAAAAATCGGTCGGCTGTGCGGCGTCAGGCTGCGTCGGCTGCGGCTTCGAGTACCTCGTCGTAGTCCGGCTCGACGCCGGGGTCGTCGCTGACCCACGCGTAGGTGACCTCGCCGTCAGCGTTGAGGACGAACACCGAGCGCTTGGCCACGTCGTAGACGCCGAGGTCGTCGAAGTCCATCGTGAGATCATAGGCGTCGACGATCTCTTTTTCGGCGTCGCTGATCAGATCGAAGGGCAGTTCGAGTTTGTCACGAAACTCGTTGAGCGCGAACGGCGAGTCGACGCTGATGCCGTACAGCGTCGCGCCGGCTTCCTCAACCTCCTGGATGCGGTCGCGGAACGCGGTCATCTCGTGGCTGCAGACGCTCGTGAACGCGCCCGGGAAGAACGCGAGCACGAGCGGGGCTTCGTCGAGATGTTCCGAGAGGGTGAACGAATCGACATCGCCGTTTGCGAGTGGTGCGGTGAAGTCCGGTGCAGAGTCGCCTTCTGATACCATTGCGCTCCATGCTACGGGTGAGTCCCGCAAAGGTGTACCGCTCTCGACAACCCTGACCGCTGGTCGACCCCGGGCGCGTTCCAACGAGGGGGCGACTAGCAAAAAGACTATAATAGACAGTAGGTAAGAATCAGGTAGCGATGTTCGAAACAACAATCCTGCAAGTACCCGGCATTCCCGGCGGGGCGGAGGTACTCCTCCTCCTATTGCTCGCCGTTCTCCTGTTCGGGGCAAACAAGATTCCAAAGCTTGCCCGGTCGAGTGGCCAGGCCATCGGCGAGTTCC is from Halorhabdus sp. BNX81 and encodes:
- the surE gene encoding 5'/3'-nucleotidase SurE, giving the protein MNDEPTILLTNDDGIDSVGLGALYEALSAVGDVTAVAPADDRSAVGRSISTNVGVTEHELGYAIDGTPADCVVAGMEVLVPDVDIVVAGCNDGANLGAYVLGRSGTVSAAVEATFFEVPAIAVSMYVPVRDDDKWDPLTDEPESYANATRATRYLLEHALESDVFEEADYLNVNAPLAVDGEATAPMEITTPSRVYEMGALKNGDEIELHDRIWEWMAEGTIPDPDGTDRRAVIEDRVSVSPLTAPHTTEHHETLDELADEYERRG
- a CDS encoding DUF5786 family protein, producing MGFGSYDESEQENQASGSDIDDSESVDVDATDHDGDVSFEADASQDELLDKLQDMKD
- a CDS encoding HD domain-containing protein, whose protein sequence is MSNASDAGSEAESAGRIYDPEAEHTFPDERLTEVLEYVTTDAEIQAYLSAQNVNPVTRKQYNDHGEKHITIVRNRALCLYDLLKAGGVTFNGAREQGLAEADEPVIVALAATLHDIGHVVHRDDHPYYSIPLAADLLDRILSELPFYDIAEAVRVKSEVLHAILCHDTAEEPLTLEAGVVRVADALDMESGRSRIPYEHGGRGINTVSSQAIEAVHLRTGDGVPVLVEIEMTNAAGVYQVDNLLKSKLHNSGLEEFLRIVAINTREDTDRIVERIEL
- a CDS encoding redoxin domain-containing protein, which codes for MVSEGDSAPDFTAPLANGDVDSFTLSEHLDEAPLVLAFFPGAFTSVCSHEMTAFRDRIQEVEEAGATLYGISVDSPFALNEFRDKLELPFDLISDAEKEIVDAYDLTMDFDDLGVYDVAKRSVFVLNADGEVTYAWVSDDPGVEPDYDEVLEAAADAA
- the tatA gene encoding twin-arginine translocase TatA/TatE family subunit, whose protein sequence is MFETTILQVPGIPGGAEVLLLLLLAVLLFGANKIPKLARSSGQAIGEFQKGREQVEQELEEIQSGSSLDDESSDDAGVTSADADADSETSTSTN